The following coding sequences are from one Hippopotamus amphibius kiboko isolate mHipAmp2 chromosome 9, mHipAmp2.hap2, whole genome shotgun sequence window:
- the LOC130861365 gene encoding cytochrome P450 2W1, with product MALLLLGLLGLLGLWGLLRTCARTPGPAPRWPPGPRPLPLIGNLHLLRVSQQDQSLRELAEQYGPVFTVHFGRQKMVVLTGYEAVREALVGTRQELAGRPPIAIFQLIQGGGGIFFSSGARWRAARQLTVRTLHGLGVGRAPVASKVLQELECLTAQLDGYAGRPFPLAVLGWAPSNITFALLFGQRFDYRDPVFVTLLGLVDEVMVLLGTPSLQLFNIYPWLGALLQLHRPVLRKIEEVRAILRTLLEARRPHTPGQGPAQSYLDALIQQGQGKDPEGLFAEANMVACALDMVMAGTETTSATLQWAALLMGKHPRVQGRVQEELDRVLGPGRPPRLEDQRSLPYTNAVLHEVQRFITLLPHVPRCTAADTQLRGYLLPKGTPVVPLLSSVLLDETQWETPRQFNPGHFLDADGRFVKRAAFLPFSAGRRVCVGESLARSELFLLFAGLLQRYRLLPPPGLCAATLDTTPAPAFTMRPPAQTLRAVPRLQGADCRRPGPTAGQAPGPGGSESLLA from the exons ATGGCCCTGCTGCTCCTGGGGCTCCTGGGGCTCCTGGGGCTCTGGGGGCTGCTCCGCACCTGCGCCCGcacgcccggcccggccccccgctggcccccggggccgcgcccgcTGCCGCTCATCGGGAACCTGCATTTGCTGCGTGTGTCTCAGCAGGACCAGTCGCTGAGGGAG CTCGCGGAACAGTACGGGCCCGTGTTCACTGTCCATTTTGGGCGCCAGAAGATGGTGGTGCTGACCGGCTACGAGGCGGTGAGGGAGGCCCTGGTGGGTACCAGGCAGGAGCTGGCCGGCCGGCCTCCCATCGCCATCTTCCAGCTCATCCAGGGAGGCGGGG GCATCTTCTTCTCCTCCGGGGCGCGCTGGAGGGCTGCCCGCCAGCTCACGGTGCGCACCCTCCACGGCCTGGGCGTGGGGCGGGCACCCGTGGCCAGCAAGGTGCTGCAGGAGCTGGAGTGCCTCACGGCGCAGCTGGACGGCTACGCAG GCCGGCCCTTCCCGCTGGCCGTGCTCGGCTGGGCTCCCTCCAACATCACCTTCGCGCTGCTCTTCGGCCAGCGGTTCGACTACCGGGACCCCGTGTTCGTGACGCTGCTGGGCCTTGTTGACGAGGTCATGGTCCTCTTGGGGACGCCCAGCCTGCAG ctcttcaACATCTACCCCTGGCTCGGGGCCCTCCTCCAGCTGCACCGGCCCGTCCTGCGGAAGATCGAGGAGGTGCGGGCCATCCTGAGGACCCTCCTGGAGGCACGGCGGCCCCACACGCCCGGCCAAGGGCCCGCACAGAGCTACCTGGATGCCCTCATCCAGCAGGGCCAG GGAAAAGACCCCGAGGGCCTGTTTGCCGAGGCCAACATGGTGGCCTGTGCCCTGGACATGGTCATGGCCGGCACGGAGACCACGTCTGCCACGCTGCAGTGGGCCGCCCTCCTGATGGGCAAGCACCCGCGCGTGCAGG GCCGGGTGCAGGAGGAGCTGGACCGCGTGCTGGGGCCTGGGCGGCCCCCCCGGCTGGAGGACCAGCGCTCCCTGCCCTACACCAACGCCGTGCTGCACGAGGTCCAGCGCTTCATCACCCTCCTGCCCCACGTGCCACGCTGCACGGCCGCCGACACCCAGCTGCGCGGCTACCTGCTCCCCAAG GGCACGCCCGTGGTGCCCCTGCTGAGCTCCGTGCTCCTGGACGAGACGCAGTGGGAGACCCCCCGCCAGTTCAACCCGGGCCACTTCCTGGACGCCGACGGGCGCTTCGTGAAGCGGGCGGCCTTCCTGCCTTTCTCTGCAG gccGCCGTGTCTGCGTGGGGGAGAGCCTGGCCAGGTCGGAGCTGTTCCTGCTGTTCGCGGGCCTCCTGCAGAGGTACCGCCTGCTGCCCCCGCCCGGCCTCTGCGCCGCCACCCTGGACACCACGCCCGCCCCAGCCTTTACCATGCGGCCGCCGGCGCAGACCCTGCGCGCGGTGCCCAGGCTGCAGGGCGCTGACTGCAGGAGGCCTGGCCCGACTGCGGGACAAGCCCCAGGGCCGGGAGGGTCTGAGTCCCTCCTGGCGTGA
- the LOC130861079 gene encoding collagen alpha-1(XI) chain-like yields MRGTWGRGCGGGRPALGASPALALLGRALPDPRPPGSAQLLSAWGQWGTPGAEPTGHGPQGRHSKRLKSRGFEGPGGELARVTVCSLAAWRTRIQAGGTGPTGAGSGWACSGPPAPTRGSGNPIPAAGPSPQGPSPGCRRAPLQIPEPRQPEGPYPSQPESAHLLGWSAHYLTGRPLGYRGAAVREAPRCLLGLELSSWFQGRYQLPRPGGHISRRASSEPTTTPRRLQYSQTHTGEESRSPPGPLAGKRQDQALVVGGQALADSRGCRDPQAQPAGTVHGCCVSLGKLLTLSALPFPHHTQLTAGPSATGLPRRS; encoded by the exons ATGCGTGGAACGTGGGGTCGAGGCTGCGGCGGGGGCCGGCCCGCGCTTGGGGCCTCCCCGGCCCTGGCCTTGCTGGGGAGA GCTCTTCCAGACCCACGGCCTCCTGGGTCCGCCCAGCTCCTCTCTGCCTGGGGCCAGTGGGGGACGCCGGGCGCGGAGCCCACGGGGCACGGCCCGCAGGGTCGACACAGCAAGCGCCTCAAATCCCGGGGCTTCGAAGGCCCTGGCGGTGAGCTCGCCCGCGTGACGGTCTGCTCCTTGGCGGCCTGGCGCACGCGCATCCAGGCAGGAGGCACGGGTCCCACGGGGGCGGG AAGTGGCTGGGCCTGCTCCGGGCCTCCTGCCCCAACACGAGGCAGCGGGAACCCCATCCCCGCCGCTGGGCCCTCACCCCAGGGCCCGTCTCCTGGGTGCCGTCGTGCCCCTCTGCAAATCCCAGAGCCAAGGCAGCCTGAGGGCCCTTACCCCTCCCAGCCCGAATCTGCACACCTCCTGGGATGGAGCGCTCACTACCTCACAGGCCGACCGCTCGGATACCGTGGGGCTGCCGTGAGGGAGGCCCCGCGCTGTCTGCTGGGTCTCGAGCTGAGCAGCTGGTTCCAGGGCCGCTACCAG CTGCCAAGGCCAGGTGGGCACATCTCTCGCAGGGCCAGCAGTGAACCCACTACAACACCCCGCAGACTCCAGTACTCACAGACGCACACCGGCGAAGAGTCCAGAAGTCCACCAGGTCCCTTAGCAG GCAAGCGCCAGGATCAGGCACTGGTGGTGGGGGGACAAGCCCTTGCAGACTCGCGGGGATGCAGAGACCCCCAGGCACAGCCTGCCGGGACCGTGCACGgctgctgtgtgtccttgggtaaGTTGCTGACCCTCTCTGCACTTCCGTTTCCTCACCATACGCAGCTGACAGCTGGACCCTCTGCCACTGGGTTGCCCAGAAGGTCGTAG
- the LOC130861539 gene encoding cytochrome c oxidase assembly protein COX19 isoform X2 encodes MSTAMNFGSKSFQPRPPDKGSFPLDHFGECKSFKEKFMKCLRDNNFESALCRNESKEYLECRMERRLMAREPLEKLGFGDLPGGHKSRSSWFLPRSWGGPVSSSSSSWGRRDLWPVARPPS; translated from the exons ATGTCGACGGCTATGAACTTCGGGTCCAAGAGCTTCCAGCCGCGGCCGCCGGACAAGGGCAGCTTCCCGCTGGATCACTTCG GCGAGTGCAAAAGCTTCAAGGAGAAGTTCATGAAGTGTCTCCGGGACAATAATTTTGAAAGCGCCTTGTGCAGAAACGAATCAAAAGAATATCTGGAGTGCAGGATGGAGAGGCGA CTGATGGCACGAGAACCTCTGGAAAAACTTGGATTTGGAGATTTG CCTGGCGGCCACAAGTCCAGAAGCTCCTGGTTCCTTCCGAGGTCCTGGGGAGGCCCCGTTTcctcctcttccagctcctgggggCGCCGTGATCTGTGGCCCGTGGCCCGGCCTCCATCCTGA
- the LOC130861539 gene encoding cytochrome c oxidase assembly protein COX19 isoform X1 encodes MSTAMNFGSKSFQPRPPDKGSFPLDHFGECKSFKEKFMKCLRDNNFESALCRNESKEYLECRMERRLMAREPLEKLGFGDLLACRYRGSGRGSGDACEVPLETSTDSPWWMRLGAGKWLVF; translated from the exons ATGTCGACGGCTATGAACTTCGGGTCCAAGAGCTTCCAGCCGCGGCCGCCGGACAAGGGCAGCTTCCCGCTGGATCACTTCG GCGAGTGCAAAAGCTTCAAGGAGAAGTTCATGAAGTGTCTCCGGGACAATAATTTTGAAAGCGCCTTGTGCAGAAACGAATCAAAAGAATATCTGGAGTGCAGGATGGAGAGGCGA CTGATGGCACGAGAACCTCTGGAAAAACTTGGATTTGGAGATTTG CTTGCTTGCAGGTACCGCGGCTCAGGAAGGGGCTCTGGGGACGCCTGCGAGGTGCCGCTGGAAACCAGCACAGACTCTCCCTGGTGGATGCGCCTCGGGGCTGGGAAATGGCTCGTTTTCTGA
- the LOC130861539 gene encoding cytochrome c oxidase assembly protein COX19 isoform X4, with translation MSTAMNFGSKSFQPRPPDKGSFPLDHFGECKSFKEKFMKCLRDNNFESALCRNESKEYLECRMERRLMAREPLEKLGFGDLVHTGSVA, from the exons ATGTCGACGGCTATGAACTTCGGGTCCAAGAGCTTCCAGCCGCGGCCGCCGGACAAGGGCAGCTTCCCGCTGGATCACTTCG GCGAGTGCAAAAGCTTCAAGGAGAAGTTCATGAAGTGTCTCCGGGACAATAATTTTGAAAGCGCCTTGTGCAGAAACGAATCAAAAGAATATCTGGAGTGCAGGATGGAGAGGCGA CTGATGGCACGAGAACCTCTGGAAAAACTTGGATTTGGAGATTTG GTccacacaggctcagtggcttaa
- the LOC130861539 gene encoding cytochrome c oxidase assembly protein COX19 isoform X3 — MSTAMNFGSKSFQPRPPDKGSFPLDHFGECKSFKEKFMKCLRDNNFESALCRNESKEYLECRMERRLMAREPLEKLGFGDLVGGTSGRN; from the exons ATGTCGACGGCTATGAACTTCGGGTCCAAGAGCTTCCAGCCGCGGCCGCCGGACAAGGGCAGCTTCCCGCTGGATCACTTCG GCGAGTGCAAAAGCTTCAAGGAGAAGTTCATGAAGTGTCTCCGGGACAATAATTTTGAAAGCGCCTTGTGCAGAAACGAATCAAAAGAATATCTGGAGTGCAGGATGGAGAGGCGA CTGATGGCACGAGAACCTCTGGAAAAACTTGGATTTGGAGATTTGGTAGGTGGAACGTCAGGCAGAAACTGA